In a single window of the Flavobacterium sp. W4I14 genome:
- a CDS encoding sugar phosphate isomerase/epimerase (product_source=COG1082; cog=COG1082; superfamily=51658), translating to MKYNRRDFIGGSMALTSALFLKPMQTYSTPSSGSEKWTNGFALKIMAPYWGFNGSVTDFCKKAKDSGYDGIEILWSPEIAEELFKALKKYQLEVGFLCRGDEALPVPHFATFKKVLKEAIEHRYQKPLYINVHSGKDFFQYEDNKKFIDFTVQYAKETGVPIYHETHRSRMLYSAPASLQYLEENPDLRLTLDISHWCNVSESLLEDQPETVALAISRTDHVHSRVGHAEGPQVSDPRAPEWKQAVEAHFAWWDKVVTIKKQQGKILTMLTEFGPPSYMPTIPFTNLPVADQWEINVYMMQVWRKRYL from the coding sequence ATGAAATATAACCGACGCGATTTTATAGGCGGTAGTATGGCACTCACATCAGCTTTATTTTTAAAACCAATGCAAACATATAGTACGCCTTCTTCCGGATCTGAAAAATGGACAAATGGTTTCGCCCTAAAAATCATGGCGCCCTATTGGGGTTTTAATGGCTCGGTAACCGATTTTTGCAAAAAGGCAAAAGATTCAGGCTATGATGGAATAGAAATCCTTTGGTCGCCAGAAATTGCAGAAGAGTTATTTAAAGCGTTAAAAAAATATCAATTAGAAGTTGGTTTTCTTTGCCGCGGAGATGAAGCCCTTCCGGTACCACACTTTGCAACTTTTAAAAAAGTACTTAAAGAAGCTATTGAACATCGATATCAAAAACCTTTGTATATAAATGTTCACTCCGGAAAGGATTTTTTTCAATACGAAGACAACAAAAAATTCATTGATTTTACTGTTCAGTATGCTAAAGAAACAGGAGTACCAATTTATCATGAAACCCATCGGTCGCGCATGCTTTATTCAGCTCCGGCCTCATTACAATATTTAGAGGAAAACCCTGATTTAAGACTAACGCTCGATATTTCTCATTGGTGCAATGTGAGCGAAAGTTTACTCGAAGATCAACCAGAAACTGTTGCACTTGCTATTTCACGTACCGATCATGTTCACTCCAGGGTAGGCCATGCAGAAGGACCGCAAGTAAGCGATCCAAGAGCTCCGGAATGGAAGCAAGCAGTTGAAGCTCATTTTGCCTGGTGGGACAAAGTTGTTACCATAAAAAAGCAACAAGGCAAAATCCTGACCATGTTAACTGAATTTGGCCCGCCCAGTTATATGCCAACCATTCCATTTACCAACCTTCCAGTTGCCGATCAATGGGAAATAAATGTATATATGATGCAGGTTTGGAGAAAAAGATATTTGTAG
- a CDS encoding putative AlkP superfamily pyrophosphatase or phosphodiesterase (product_source=COG1524; cath_funfam=3.40.720.10; cleavage_site_network=SignalP-noTM; cog=COG1524; pfam=PF01663; superfamily=53649), with protein MRTVFFKMMVLSILSLSAMAQRKVPHVLIIGLDGFSAEGFKTAKHPNLDKLFADGVLSLTTRPVMPSVTLPNWTSHMTGSGPEEHGVTANDWTLQKHTLQPIETDADGHYPSIFKVLKEGVHPVKTAYYYNWKELINPINQKYLDEVSFEEKDEYNENYQKAFDFMVKNKQNPTLTFLYSVHTDHAGHGFGWMTPQYITAIEEADVAIGALLEKLKTAGIYKDTHFLLITDHGGINKGHGGVSMAEMQVPWAITGPQIKKGGLITSFNSNKNTSLVLAKIFGLNKLPDAWTGTLPENVFK; from the coding sequence ATGAGAACAGTTTTTTTTAAAATGATGGTATTATCTATACTATCATTATCAGCAATGGCCCAGCGGAAAGTTCCGCACGTATTAATTATTGGCCTTGATGGCTTTAGTGCCGAAGGGTTTAAAACAGCAAAGCACCCAAACCTGGATAAACTATTTGCTGATGGTGTACTCTCGTTAACCACAAGGCCTGTAATGCCATCGGTTACCTTACCAAATTGGACAAGCCATATGACGGGGTCAGGTCCGGAGGAGCATGGGGTTACAGCCAACGATTGGACATTGCAGAAACACACTTTACAACCAATAGAAACAGATGCAGACGGCCATTACCCATCTATATTTAAAGTATTAAAAGAGGGGGTTCATCCAGTTAAAACGGCTTATTACTACAATTGGAAAGAACTGATTAACCCGATTAATCAGAAATACCTGGATGAAGTATCTTTTGAAGAAAAAGATGAGTATAATGAGAACTACCAGAAAGCTTTCGATTTTATGGTAAAAAACAAACAGAACCCTACACTTACCTTTTTGTACAGCGTACACACTGACCATGCAGGACATGGTTTTGGTTGGATGACCCCGCAATATATTACCGCTATTGAGGAGGCTGATGTTGCCATTGGTGCTTTACTTGAAAAATTAAAGACTGCCGGCATTTATAAAGACACTCATTTCTTATTGATTACAGATCATGGAGGCATAAATAAAGGGCATGGAGGTGTATCCATGGCCGAAATGCAGGTGCCTTGGGCAATTACTGGCCCGCAGATTAAAAAGGGTGGATTAATTACATCTTTTAATAGCAACAAAAACACGAGTTTAGTATTGGCGAAAATTTTCGGACTCAATAAATTGCCAGACGCCTGGACAGGAACATTACCAGAAAATGTATTTAAATAG
- a CDS encoding glucokinase (product_source=KO:K00845; cath_funfam=3.30.420.40; cog=COG1940; ko=KO:K00845; pfam=PF00480; superfamily=53067; tigrfam=TIGR00744), with product MEQSYAIGIDVGGSSLKCGVVNQNGEILYSIIVSLKNAKTQGAIIALIVEAINTCAKKIKNPILGVGIGFPGIIYNNKIIAGADNLPGFKQLALGEILQEVTRYNIVMDNDANLMGLGEMTYGAAKDCSDVVFLTVGTGIGGAVMIDNKLYGGFRNRGTELGHIVVQHRGVACACGGRGCLEAYASVSALLNHYQSIHPNSPEEIDGKYMVEKYLAREEYAVEAMESHFDYLATGIISFINVFSPQKIVIGGGISESGAFYVREIERRIKTLAVPIAPGNELVVAAKLGNKAGLLGCAANVFQKFKAFDYATK from the coding sequence ATGGAACAATCGTATGCTATCGGAATTGATGTGGGTGGATCTTCACTCAAATGTGGAGTAGTAAACCAAAATGGCGAAATTTTATATTCCATTATTGTATCGCTAAAAAATGCGAAAACACAAGGTGCAATTATTGCGCTCATTGTAGAAGCGATCAATACCTGTGCTAAAAAAATTAAAAACCCTATTCTGGGCGTGGGCATTGGTTTTCCGGGGATTATTTACAACAACAAGATTATTGCCGGTGCTGATAATTTACCCGGCTTTAAACAATTGGCTTTAGGTGAAATCCTGCAAGAAGTAACACGTTATAATATTGTAATGGATAATGATGCCAATTTAATGGGACTTGGAGAAATGACTTATGGGGCGGCCAAAGATTGTAGTGATGTGGTTTTCCTTACTGTAGGTACGGGAATAGGTGGTGCTGTGATGATTGATAACAAGCTTTATGGCGGATTTAGAAATAGAGGTACAGAGTTAGGGCATATTGTGGTACAACATCGTGGAGTTGCCTGTGCCTGCGGAGGTCGTGGTTGTTTAGAAGCTTATGCGTCAGTATCTGCCCTGCTTAACCATTATCAATCTATCCACCCCAATTCACCAGAAGAGATTGATGGTAAATATATGGTGGAAAAATACCTGGCTAGAGAAGAATACGCCGTTGAAGCTATGGAATCGCATTTCGATTACCTGGCTACGGGCATTATTAGTTTTATAAATGTATTTAGTCCGCAAAAAATTGTAATTGGTGGAGGCATAAGCGAATCTGGTGCCTTCTATGTTCGTGAGATCGAAAGAAGGATAAAAACATTAGCGGTACCTATTGCGCCTGGTAATGAATTGGTAGTTGCGGCCAAGCTGGGCAACAAGGCTGGTTTGTTAGGCTGTGCAGCAAATGTTTTTCAAAAATTTAAGGCATTTGATTATGCAACGAAATAA
- a CDS encoding alpha-galactosidase (product_source=KO:K07407; cath_funfam=3.20.20.70; cleavage_site_network=SignalP-noTM; cog=COG3345; ko=KO:K07407; pfam=PF02065,PF16874,PF16875; superfamily=51445), producing the protein MKRNTTFFLLSMAIGLNSFAQKTIEIATKNNVLILETDRDNTLLSTYLGKKLDNASEYPGIQALDKYKPGSDDLLNKREAYIASGSLNLLEPALTVTHADGNKSTVLTFSDVKTEQLDQNRKLTSIILKDLKYNFQVTLKYLAYFNENVIEQWAEIEHKEKGTVVLNKYASANLTLSGKKFFLKNQYSGATREMRSEEQQLLHGIKTIDSKLGTRTNLLHSSSFMVSIDQPATEDMGEVIAGSLAWTGNFKLDFETFDEYYLRVTAGINNFSSNYTLKAGENFITPRFIYTYSSAGKGLASRNLHDWARNYQILDGKGERSTILNNWETTYFDFNDEKLNELTKDTKKLGVDVFLLDDGWFGNKYPRNGSTSGLGDWQYNKQKLKNGISSLGKEATASGVKFGIWIEPEMVNPKSELYENHPDWIIRQPERKEYYMRNQLVLDLTNPKVQDFIFKTVDDIFKEVPEVAFIKWDCNSLIYNANSPTLKNQDHFYLEYIRGLNSVLERIRKKYPKTPMMLCAGGGSRVDYAALQHFTEFWPSDNTNPYDRIFIQWEYSYYFPSIAVDNHITDMGKQPIKFKTDVAMMGKLGYDVRVNELSKNDLLFSQNAVKTYNSFKDIIWHGQQYRLQDPYENKIASIAYVNDAKDHAIVFNYHVATLFTNGVILPIKLKGLDPSKKYKIDEINLYPGTKSPIDSTKVYSGDFLMKVGFNPEANAYRTSVVLKVQAI; encoded by the coding sequence ATGAAAAGAAATACTACTTTTTTTTTACTCTCAATGGCAATCGGCTTAAATAGCTTTGCGCAGAAAACCATAGAAATTGCAACAAAAAACAATGTACTGATCTTGGAAACAGATCGTGATAATACTTTATTATCTACATACCTGGGCAAAAAATTAGACAATGCGAGCGAATACCCAGGCATACAAGCATTGGATAAATACAAACCCGGCTCTGATGACCTTTTAAACAAACGTGAAGCTTATATTGCTTCTGGCTCGCTTAATTTGTTAGAACCGGCATTAACCGTAACCCATGCTGATGGAAACAAATCTACCGTTTTAACATTTTCGGATGTAAAAACCGAACAGCTGGATCAGAATAGAAAATTAACGAGTATTATTCTTAAAGATTTAAAATACAATTTTCAGGTAACCTTAAAATACCTGGCCTATTTCAATGAAAACGTAATTGAGCAATGGGCCGAAATTGAACATAAAGAAAAAGGCACTGTAGTGCTCAACAAATATGCTTCAGCAAATCTTACCCTGAGTGGAAAAAAATTCTTCCTTAAAAACCAATATAGTGGTGCTACACGCGAAATGCGATCGGAAGAGCAGCAATTGCTGCATGGCATAAAAACCATCGATTCGAAATTAGGAACCAGAACAAACCTGCTTCATTCTTCTTCTTTTATGGTTTCAATAGATCAGCCTGCAACTGAGGATATGGGCGAAGTAATTGCCGGATCGTTAGCATGGACAGGAAACTTTAAGCTGGATTTTGAAACTTTTGATGAATATTACCTCCGCGTAACTGCCGGCATTAATAATTTTTCGTCGAACTATACTTTAAAGGCTGGCGAAAACTTCATTACACCCCGGTTTATTTATACCTATTCATCGGCAGGAAAAGGTTTAGCCAGTAGAAATTTACATGATTGGGCCAGAAACTATCAAATTTTAGATGGAAAAGGCGAAAGATCTACCATCTTAAACAATTGGGAAACCACTTATTTCGATTTTAATGATGAGAAACTAAACGAATTAACAAAGGATACCAAAAAGTTAGGGGTTGATGTTTTTTTATTGGACGATGGGTGGTTTGGAAATAAATACCCCCGCAATGGATCTACTTCTGGCCTGGGAGATTGGCAGTATAACAAGCAAAAGCTAAAAAATGGAATCAGCTCATTAGGTAAAGAAGCCACAGCAAGCGGTGTAAAATTTGGTATCTGGATAGAACCCGAAATGGTTAACCCTAAAAGTGAGTTATACGAAAACCATCCCGATTGGATTATCAGACAGCCTGAAAGAAAAGAATATTACATGCGCAACCAGTTGGTGTTGGATTTAACCAACCCTAAGGTTCAGGATTTTATTTTCAAAACCGTAGATGATATTTTTAAGGAAGTGCCAGAAGTTGCCTTCATTAAGTGGGATTGTAACTCCCTAATATACAACGCCAACTCTCCTACTTTAAAAAACCAGGATCATTTTTATCTTGAATATATCAGGGGACTGAATAGCGTATTAGAGCGGATTAGAAAAAAATATCCTAAAACACCAATGATGCTGTGTGCTGGAGGCGGTTCAAGGGTAGATTATGCTGCATTACAGCATTTCACCGAATTTTGGCCCAGCGATAATACAAATCCATACGACCGCATCTTTATTCAATGGGAATATTCGTATTATTTCCCTTCTATTGCTGTAGACAACCACATTACCGATATGGGCAAACAGCCTATTAAATTTAAAACAGATGTGGCCATGATGGGAAAACTCGGTTACGACGTTCGTGTAAATGAGTTAAGTAAAAATGATTTACTTTTTAGTCAGAATGCCGTTAAAACCTATAATAGCTTTAAGGATATCATTTGGCATGGCCAGCAATACCGTTTGCAGGATCCTTACGAAAACAAAATAGCTTCAATTGCCTACGTAAACGATGCAAAAGACCATGCTATTGTTTTTAATTATCACGTGGCCACCCTTTTCACCAATGGTGTAATATTACCGATTAAACTAAAAGGGTTAGACCCTTCCAAAAAGTATAAAATAGATGAAATTAATCTGTACCCTGGTACTAAATCGCCAATTGACAGTACTAAAGTTTACTCTGGCGACTTTTTAATGAAAGTAGGCTTTAATCCAGAAGCCAATGCTTACAGAACCAGCGTGGTTTTAAAGGTACAGGCGATATAA
- a CDS encoding putative metal-dependent HD superfamily phosphohydrolase (product_source=COG4339; cath_funfam=1.10.472.50; cog=COG4339; pfam=PF01966,PF18967; smart=SM00471; superfamily=109604; transmembrane_helix_parts=Inside_1_256,TMhelix_257_276,Outside_277_285,TMhelix_286_305,Inside_306_379,TMhelix_380_402,Outside_403_406) translates to MNYKKLQEDVEKHVGDYFHTHNDPRLVYHNLEHTQEVVNAAQQIANHYQLNEQDFFAVTVAAYFHDTGYFEDALNHEAKGAELADHFLAKHQVDQEIRDHVKSAILATKIPQNPKNEIDKIICDADLFHLGLPDFRAKGKLMHKENELIYKKDISKLDWRKKDIQFMESHHYHTDYANLLLSDQKQKNISKLKSKLTSQEEISTELAEPVNFAPVIVKEKDKKRKDKDDRPDKGIETMFRITSANNQRLSDMADNKAHILITVNSIMLSLIVSLLLRRLEDHGNLIIPTFILLIVSLTCVVVSILSTRPSIPKGEFTQEDMDNKKVNLLFFGNFYKMSLPSYTDGMIKVMNDKDFLYGTLITDVYSQGVVLGRKYKLIRLAYNIFMFGLIAAVFAFVIAYAAYGKL, encoded by the coding sequence ATGAACTATAAAAAATTGCAGGAAGATGTAGAAAAGCACGTTGGCGATTACTTCCATACCCATAACGATCCTCGCCTGGTTTATCATAACCTCGAACATACGCAAGAAGTGGTAAATGCTGCACAGCAAATCGCCAATCATTACCAGTTAAATGAGCAGGATTTTTTCGCTGTAACCGTTGCAGCCTATTTTCACGATACGGGATATTTCGAAGATGCACTTAACCACGAAGCAAAAGGAGCAGAACTGGCTGATCATTTTTTAGCAAAACATCAGGTCGATCAGGAAATCCGTGACCATGTTAAAAGCGCAATATTGGCCACTAAAATTCCTCAGAACCCTAAAAATGAAATCGATAAAATCATTTGCGATGCAGATCTGTTCCATTTAGGTTTGCCTGATTTCCGTGCAAAGGGCAAATTAATGCATAAGGAAAATGAACTGATCTATAAAAAAGATATCAGTAAGCTTGATTGGCGTAAAAAAGATATCCAGTTTATGGAATCGCATCATTACCACACGGATTATGCCAATCTACTGCTGAGCGATCAGAAACAAAAGAATATCAGCAAACTGAAAAGTAAATTAACATCGCAGGAAGAAATTAGTACCGAATTGGCAGAACCTGTAAATTTTGCCCCCGTCATTGTGAAAGAGAAAGATAAAAAGAGAAAAGATAAAGACGATCGGCCAGATAAGGGTATCGAAACCATGTTTAGGATTACTTCAGCCAATAACCAACGCTTAAGCGATATGGCCGATAACAAGGCTCATATCCTGATTACCGTAAATTCGATCATGCTTTCTTTAATCGTGAGTTTGTTGTTAAGGCGATTGGAAGACCATGGCAACCTGATTATCCCCACATTTATTTTGTTAATAGTGAGTTTAACCTGTGTGGTGGTTTCTATTTTATCAACCCGTCCATCTATCCCCAAGGGAGAGTTTACGCAGGAAGATATGGATAATAAAAAAGTAAACTTATTGTTTTTTGGTAACTTTTATAAAATGAGTCTCCCCAGTTATACCGATGGTATGATTAAAGTGATGAACGATAAAGATTTTTTATATGGTACCTTAATCACCGATGTATACTCGCAAGGTGTAGTTTTGGGCAGAAAGTATAAACTGATCCGCCTGGCTTACAATATTTTCATGTTTGGTTTAATTGCAGCAGTATTTGCATTTGTAATTGCTTACGCAGCTTATGGTAAACTTTAA
- a CDS encoding polyphosphate kinase (product_source=KO:K00937; cath_funfam=3.30.1840.10,3.30.870.10; cog=COG0855; ko=KO:K00937; pfam=PF02503,PF13089,PF13090,PF17941; superfamily=140356,143724,56024; tigrfam=TIGR03705) gives MEQIVETSFFNRDLSWLKFNERILMEAERSTVPLLERIKFLSIFSSNLDEFYRVRMPVLLALEKLSNKEDNDIRIDDNLLNTANQLISEQQQRYGKVLKSDLIPLLKENKINLIYGQSFPAEIQKNITRYFLSQVMAFLQPVYINADTNFFPSNNELYFLITLKKKEDAEVVILNIPSNQLPRFYKVESGDETFIVFLDDIVRFHLDRIFPEGEITGCYSFKITRDAEIDLKDEYSGSLSEQLEKQLLKRDSGLATRFLHQPGIPANVFELLKKLFNLKKANRMEGGQYHNLKDFMGFPVNSPKLSNQNWPKICNTDLIDGSLTEAIYKNDIIVHTPYQSYDSVLRFFNEAAIDEDVREIYVTLYRVASDSKIVNALISAAKNGKKVTVLVELKARFDEANNIKWAKKMKEVGVDIIYSVTALKVHAKVALVKRQTGDRMRYSGLFSTGNFNESTAAFYTDHILMTANKEMLREVELLFIFLAKRVKPTSADLIKFNHLLVAQFNLQQVFLDLIDREIEHAKQGMPSGITIKMNNLEEKVLINKLYEASQAGVKIELIVRSICRLIPGVPGMSENIKVTRIVDRYLEHGRIFIFHNLGKNDVYLGSADWMNRNIYRRIEVCFPIYNEQIKQEMINIIEIQKQDNVQAVCIDENMNNIPVKSSGAPVESQHDIYQLLKNK, from the coding sequence ATGGAACAGATAGTAGAAACCTCTTTTTTTAATAGAGATTTAAGCTGGTTAAAGTTTAACGAGCGTATTTTAATGGAAGCCGAGCGAAGTACCGTTCCACTTTTAGAACGCATTAAGTTTTTGTCGATATTCTCTTCCAACCTCGACGAGTTTTATCGCGTAAGGATGCCCGTGTTACTCGCTTTAGAGAAATTGAGCAATAAGGAAGATAACGATATCCGGATTGACGATAACTTGCTCAATACGGCCAATCAGCTTATTTCAGAACAACAGCAGCGTTATGGTAAAGTACTTAAATCAGACCTTATTCCCTTGCTTAAAGAGAATAAGATAAACTTAATTTATGGACAGTCATTCCCTGCAGAAATTCAGAAAAATATAACCCGATATTTTTTGAGTCAGGTAATGGCCTTTTTGCAGCCTGTTTACATTAATGCTGATACTAATTTCTTTCCCTCAAATAATGAACTCTACTTTCTGATTACGCTAAAAAAGAAAGAAGATGCCGAAGTTGTTATTTTAAATATTCCATCCAACCAGTTACCTCGTTTTTATAAGGTAGAATCGGGTGATGAAACCTTTATTGTTTTCTTGGATGATATTGTTCGTTTTCATTTAGATCGTATTTTTCCTGAAGGAGAAATTACAGGTTGTTATAGTTTCAAGATTACAAGAGATGCCGAAATTGACCTGAAAGACGAATATTCGGGCAGTTTATCCGAACAATTAGAGAAGCAGTTGCTCAAACGCGATTCGGGTTTGGCTACACGCTTTCTTCACCAGCCAGGCATACCAGCCAACGTTTTCGAATTGCTCAAAAAGCTTTTCAACCTTAAAAAAGCCAATAGGATGGAGGGCGGACAATACCATAACCTGAAAGATTTTATGGGTTTTCCTGTTAATTCGCCAAAATTATCCAACCAAAACTGGCCAAAAATCTGCAATACCGACCTCATAGATGGATCGTTAACCGAGGCCATTTATAAAAACGATATTATAGTGCATACGCCTTACCAGAGTTATGATAGTGTATTGCGCTTTTTTAACGAAGCGGCTATTGATGAAGATGTACGGGAAATCTATGTTACGCTTTATCGCGTAGCCAGCGATTCGAAAATTGTAAATGCCCTGATCAGTGCTGCCAAAAATGGAAAAAAAGTAACCGTTTTGGTAGAGCTTAAAGCCCGTTTTGATGAGGCCAACAACATCAAATGGGCCAAGAAAATGAAGGAGGTTGGCGTTGATATTATTTATAGTGTAACCGCTTTAAAAGTTCATGCCAAAGTAGCCTTGGTAAAACGCCAGACAGGTGACCGCATGCGTTATTCTGGTTTGTTTTCTACCGGAAACTTTAACGAAAGTACAGCAGCTTTTTATACTGATCATATTTTAATGACGGCTAATAAAGAAATGCTGCGCGAAGTAGAGCTGCTTTTTATCTTTCTGGCCAAAAGGGTCAAACCTACTTCTGCCGATCTGATTAAATTTAATCATTTATTGGTAGCACAGTTTAATTTACAACAAGTTTTTCTTGATTTGATAGATCGAGAAATTGAACATGCCAAACAAGGCATGCCATCGGGTATTACCATTAAAATGAATAATCTCGAAGAAAAAGTATTGATCAATAAACTTTACGAGGCTTCGCAGGCAGGGGTAAAGATCGAACTGATTGTGAGGAGCATTTGTCGCTTAATTCCAGGTGTACCGGGAATGAGCGAAAATATTAAGGTTACCCGTATTGTAGATCGTTATTTAGAGCACGGACGTATTTTTATTTTTCATAATTTAGGTAAAAACGATGTATACCTTGGCTCTGCCGATTGGATGAACCGGAATATCTATAGAAGAATTGAAGTTTGCTTTCCGATTTATAATGAGCAGATTAAACAGGAAATGATAAATATTATCGAAATCCAAAAACAAGATAACGTGCAGGCGGTTTGTATAGATGAAAACATGAACAATATTCCTGTTAAAAGTAGCGGGGCTCCTGTCGAGTCTCAACACGATATTTATCAATTACTAAAAAATAAATAG
- a CDS encoding uncharacterized protein YjiK (product_source=COG3204; cleavage_site_network=SignalP-noTM; cog=COG3204; pfam=PF06977; superfamily=50956), producing the protein MKYNKTFLASSLLISVAFLGISCVNGNRDDKKNDSTETVSNSGAEKSNLPYDLSKPVKYNMPHNLFEISGIVFHNGDPKEVFAIQDEDGDLFHLGLTDKESKFTKFGGKGDYEDLAILNNTVIVLKSNGELHSFPISEINKPEVADVVKTKDLVPKAEYEGLAADEKTGTVYVLTKEIKKNKSDQTDIYAFKYADGKFTASGTFALSYKEIADLSGETKIKFRPSALAKNPSTNEWYVLSSVNKLLVVTDANFKIKATYPLKGDFFNQPEGIAFDRDQNLYISNEGGTLSAGNILMFKLKK; encoded by the coding sequence ATGAAATACAATAAAACTTTCCTCGCCTCTAGCTTACTAATTTCAGTTGCCTTTTTGGGCATATCGTGCGTAAATGGTAATCGCGATGATAAAAAGAACGATTCAACAGAAACTGTTTCCAATAGCGGAGCAGAAAAATCAAACCTTCCTTACGATTTATCAAAGCCGGTAAAATACAATATGCCGCATAATCTTTTCGAAATTTCTGGAATTGTGTTTCATAACGGCGATCCTAAAGAAGTATTTGCGATACAGGATGAAGACGGCGATTTGTTTCATTTGGGGCTAACCGATAAAGAATCGAAATTCACCAAATTTGGTGGCAAAGGCGATTATGAAGATCTGGCTATCTTAAATAACACCGTAATTGTGTTAAAAAGTAATGGCGAACTGCATAGCTTTCCCATTAGCGAGATCAATAAACCAGAAGTCGCAGATGTGGTTAAAACTAAAGACCTGGTTCCCAAAGCCGAATACGAAGGCTTGGCTGCTGACGAAAAAACAGGTACGGTATATGTTTTAACTAAAGAAATTAAGAAAAATAAAAGCGACCAGACGGATATTTATGCCTTTAAATATGCTGATGGTAAATTTACCGCAAGTGGAACTTTTGCTTTGTCTTATAAAGAAATAGCTGACTTATCTGGCGAAACCAAAATTAAGTTCCGCCCTTCTGCTTTGGCTAAAAACCCATCAACTAACGAGTGGTATGTGCTTTCATCAGTAAATAAACTATTGGTCGTTACCGATGCAAACTTTAAAATTAAAGCAACTTATCCGCTAAAAGGAGATTTCTTCAATCAACCAGAAGGTATTGCATTTGATCGCGATCAGAATCTTTACATCTCTAATGAAGGTGGGACTTTATCGGCAGGAAACATTTTAATGTTTAAATTGAAAAAATAG